Proteins encoded within one genomic window of uncultured Desulfobacter sp.:
- a CDS encoding TonB C-terminal domain-containing protein: MKSSAENKKKGLIVSISFLVFVCLCTFFFFTLKFFLKNDSGVRKRQIQRVTLVKPPPPPKIKEKLPEPEVKKIEEIVEPEIEEQIEENMDDAMDDTPPGEDLGLDADGTGGADGFGLKAKKGGRSLIGGSGGDKSLLKRYAWYTRMLQDEIREKVNSYLEDKADLPGGKHKMLLWIMLDDNGNMVLRSIPKSSGILKVDDAVEQAIAGLRVSEMPPEDMPKLLKIRVTFKS; encoded by the coding sequence ATGAAAAGCTCCGCTGAAAATAAAAAAAAAGGTTTAATCGTGAGCATATCTTTTCTGGTGTTTGTCTGTCTGTGTACCTTTTTCTTTTTCACTTTGAAATTTTTTTTGAAAAATGACAGCGGGGTGCGCAAACGGCAGATACAGCGGGTCACCCTGGTAAAACCGCCCCCACCTCCGAAAATAAAGGAGAAACTGCCTGAACCGGAGGTAAAAAAGATTGAAGAGATTGTTGAGCCGGAAATTGAAGAACAGATTGAAGAGAATATGGATGATGCCATGGATGATACGCCGCCTGGAGAAGACCTGGGACTTGATGCCGACGGGACTGGCGGTGCCGACGGATTTGGACTCAAGGCAAAAAAAGGGGGGCGCTCCCTGATCGGGGGCAGCGGTGGAGACAAGTCTTTATTAAAGCGGTATGCCTGGTACACCCGTATGCTCCAGGATGAGATTCGTGAAAAGGTAAATTCTTATCTTGAAGACAAGGCGGATCTTCCCGGGGGAAAACATAAAATGCTTCTGTGGATAATGTTGGACGACAACGGAAATATGGTCCTGAGAAGCATCCCGAAATCATCTGGAATATTAAAAGTGGATGATGCTGTCGAACAGGCAATCGCGGGACTCAGGGTCAGTGAAATGCCGCCTGAAGATATGCCTAAATTGCTGAAAATTAGAGTGACATTTAAAAGCTGA
- a CDS encoding biopolymer transporter ExbD has translation MRRNLYSQESFDEINVTPLLDLAWTLLVVFIIAVTASVQGIKVNLPKASDVPSLAKPKTKAITIDDKGQLYLDAYPVTMAELETNLRAHKAVDPNFPVVIKGDAKIYYQNVMDVLDLMQKLEISQLGLVTQKLVK, from the coding sequence GTGAGACGAAATCTTTACAGCCAGGAAAGCTTTGATGAGATAAATGTAACCCCGCTTTTGGACCTTGCCTGGACCCTTCTTGTGGTTTTTATTATTGCGGTTACGGCCTCTGTCCAGGGGATTAAGGTCAATTTGCCCAAGGCTAGTGATGTGCCAAGTCTTGCAAAACCAAAAACCAAGGCGATTACAATTGACGACAAGGGGCAGCTTTATCTGGATGCGTATCCTGTAACCATGGCTGAATTGGAGACAAACCTGCGTGCTCACAAGGCTGTTGATCCGAATTTTCCGGTGGTGATAAAGGGTGATGCAAAGATTTATTATCAGAACGTCATGGATGTGCTGGATCTTATGCAGAAACTTGAAATATCTCAACTGGGCCTTGTTACCCAAAAACTGGTGAAATAG